ATACCCTAACCCCAGCAGCAGAGGGGCCAGCGCGACCAGCGTCAACTTGCCCACTTTCAGCGCGCGCCGCTCTACCACGCTGGCCGGCACCCCGCGCATCAATGCCCAGGATCGATACAGATCGTTCGCCACAATAGCCGCCAGCGCTACCATCAGTCCTTCCAGCGTCGAATAACCGGCCGCCAGCAATCCAATGGTGATCAGCCCACGCACCACCGGACCAAACCGTTCTACCAAGTAGGTGGGAATGACCGCATCGGCGACCAGGTCCGCTTCGGGCATCAGCAGGCGGGCATACAGACCAGTCAACAGCACGGAGAAAAACACAAATGCTACGCCGAACCCAACCAGCAGGTAGCGTCCTACATCGGCTTCAGAGCGAAGATAAAGGGCTTTGGACAGCAGATGGGGCTGGGTAATGACCGCCACTCCTACAACAAAATTGGCCACAAAGACTTCGAACGGACTGCGAAACAACAAACTTTCGGGATTGACGGGACGCGCCAGGTTCGGATCGATAGCCGCCAGCCGGGCAAGCAGGCCCGACAGCCCCCCTTCCCAGTAGGCCAGGCCCGACCCGATCAGCAACACGGCCACAATGAGCATGATCAACGCCTGGGCCGTGTTCGTCAGCGTATGCGCACCGGCTCCCCCCAGCAGTAGATATCCCAGCGGAATCGCTATCGTCAGCACCAGCGCCACCACCAGCCCGATGCCCAGCACGCTGGAAAGTACCCGGGCCAGCCCGACCACAATCAGCACCATGAACGTGATGAGCAGCAGACTCAGCAACGCATAGAGCACCCCGAGCCGTCGGTCGTCGTAACGCGCTGCAATCCATTGCGGCAGGGTTAACGCTGCGTAGCGATCGCCCAACCGACGAAAACGCCGGCTCAACACCACCACCCCTACCAGGATGCCCAGCGGCGTGGCCACACCGTAGCCCAGGTAACCTGCCCATCCGTAGAGATAAACCAATCCCGGATTGATAACGAACGTCGCGGCACTGGTCAGATTCGCCGCCAGAGAGAGCCCTACCAGCACAGGACTGACCGCACGGCTTCCGACCGAAAACCCTGCCAGTCCACGCGTTCCACGCATCCCGAGCAGGGCTGCCCCGCCGACCAGCAGCAGGTAAGCCAGAAAGAATCCCCAGCCAATGGCATGTTCTGCTCCCATAAGCGTGCGGTCAGGTGTCGTAGGCCCAGCGAAGCGCCATGGCAGCCAGCGCTGCTCCTCCCCCCGAGGCGATCAGGTACACCAGATCCCCTCGTCGCAGCCGATGCTGGCAGGCGGCATCGGCCAGCACCATCGGAATACAGGCGCTTCCCGTGTATCCATACCGATCCATCACATAGTGCGTGCGCGTTTCCGGCAGTCCCAGCACTTCCAGCGTCTCCCGAATGCTGAGCACATTGATCTGGGTAAAAAACAGGTGATCCACGTCCTCAGGCGCCACCCCCAGCGCTGCGGAAAGCCAGCGTACCAGGCGCGTCCAGTGATCGACGTTGTAGGTCTTCGGAAACTTTTTTCGAAATTCCAGAACCTGAGGGCCTGCCGGGCAGCAGGCGCCTCCGGTGTAAATGCCCATGTAGTCGTAGTACTGGCCTTCCGCCTCCAGACGGGTCAGCAAAATGCCTGGTTCGTCCTCATCGGCCGGAGCCAGCACTACGGCGCCGGCTCCATCCGCAAACAACGTAGCGATGTTACGCTGGGAAAAGTCCAGGAATCGGCTCATCAGATACCCACCGGCCACCAGTACCGGACCATTTCCTCGTTCTACAAACTGCCGTCCGATTTCCAGGGCGGTTACAAAGCCGGCGCAGGCCGCATTGACATCGAACGTTCCTGCCCGCGAGGCCCCCAACTTGTGCTGCACGACAGTAGCCGTAGCCGGCGAGAGATAGTCGGGCGTGTCGGTTGCCACAATGATCAGCGTTAGATCGGCCGGAGACAGCCCCGCTTCCTTCAGCGCAGCCCGGGCTGCAGCGACTACCAGATCCGACGTAGTCTGTCCGTCTTCAGCGTACCGCCGCTCCCGAATGTTGCGCTGCGTGCGCAGGAAGCTGTCCACATCTTCGCCGTAGTATTCGTTGAAATAGGCATTGGTCACCACGCGGGGCGGGGCGTAGAGTCCGGTTCCGATAATCTGTGCCCGTGCCATTGGCCTACAGGGTTAATCCTCCATCCACGTTGAGCACCGCGCCTGTGATAAACGAAGCCTCGTCGGAGGCCAGAAACAGGTAGGCACGGGCCACCTCTTCGGGACGTCCCAGGCGCTGCAACGGCGTGCGCGTGCGCACCATGTCCAGCACCTTCGCCGGCACCTGCCGCGTCATGTCGGTTTCGATAAACCCGGGCGCTACCGCATTGACCCGGATACCGTAGCGTCCCAGCTCGCGCGCCCAGGTTTTTGTCATGCCAATGACACCGGCTTTGGTCGCCACGTAGTTTGTCTGTCCGAAATTGCCGGCATGCGCCACGACAGACGAGGCGTTCAGGATGCACCCGCTTCCCTGCGCTTCCATGTACGGCAGCACGGCCTTCGTGCACAGAAAGACGCCGGTCAGGTTCACTTCGACCACCGCCTGAAACTGCGCCAGGGTCATCTTGCGCAGGGTGGCATCCTGCGTAACGCCCGCGTTATTGACCAGGATGTCGATGCGTCCGAAACGGGCTGCTGTGTCCTGCGCCATGCGCTCAACCTCCTCGGGGCGCGTGACGTCCACCGAAAGGGCCACCATGCGCGCTCCTTCTGTCTGCATTTCCTGCACCAGCGCCGCAGCGGCTGCGCGGTCCCGGTCGGCCACCACCACCGCTGCCCCCTCACGGGCAAACAGGATGGCCGTGGCCCGACCGATACCGCGCGCGCCGCCGGTTATGATAGCGACTTTCCCTTCCAGTCTTCCCATGACTCAGTACCTCCATCCGGAAAAGTGGTAGGTAAGCCCCAACCAGGCCAAACGACCGCGCACCGGAGCGCCCAGCACATCGTAGCCTTTGTTGTTCAACAGATTCGAGATGCTTACCGTCAGGTCAAGTCCGATGCGCGGCACCCGGTACCCCAGCGTCAGATCTACCACCGTACGCGCCGGGACTTTGCCTCCATGCTGCGGCAGCATGGTCTCGCTGTTCCAGTAACCCGATACGAAACGATAGGCACTCTGGTAGCGAGCGCTCAGGCTGACAAAAGCGCCTTCCAGGGCGGCATCGTGCACGGTCACCTGGCCCTTTAGCTTTGTTTCGGGCACGTTCAGCGGCAGCTCGCGCTGCCCGGCCGTCTCTGTAAAGCGGCGAAGCGAGATCAGCGAAACGCTGCCAGAAAGGGTGACATACGAGGACGGGTACAGCGTAAGCCCGACGTCCAGTCCTGCCACCTGCGCCCGGCCAAAGTTCAGATAGGTCAGCAAACCATTGAACCGCGCATCCGAAGCCGGAGCCTGCACCGGCGTGCTTCCGTCGGCCTCATAGGCCACCGTGGTAAAGCCATCGGCCACCAGCGTCAACGGACTGATGAAGTTGCGGTACCAGGAGTAGTAGCCCACGACGTCCACGAACGCCCGCGTGCCAAAGGCCCCCTTGTACCCCAGCTCCAGCGCGTCAACCTGCTCCGGCTCCAGCCCGGCTATCCGATTCACAACCTGCCCACTGGCATCCTTAATCACGTAGCCTTCTCGATTGCCAAAGG
The nucleotide sequence above comes from Rhodothermus profundi. Encoded proteins:
- a CDS encoding sodium:solute symporter family transporter, coding for MGAEHAIGWGFFLAYLLLVGGAALLGMRGTRGLAGFSVGSRAVSPVLVGLSLAANLTSAATFVINPGLVYLYGWAGYLGYGVATPLGILVGVVVLSRRFRRLGDRYAALTLPQWIAARYDDRRLGVLYALLSLLLITFMVLIVVGLARVLSSVLGIGLVVALVLTIAIPLGYLLLGGAGAHTLTNTAQALIMLIVAVLLIGSGLAYWEGGLSGLLARLAAIDPNLARPVNPESLLFRSPFEVFVANFVVGVAVITQPHLLSKALYLRSEADVGRYLLVGFGVAFVFFSVLLTGLYARLLMPEADLVADAVIPTYLVERFGPVVRGLITIGLLAAGYSTLEGLMVALAAIVANDLYRSWALMRGVPASVVERRALKVGKLTLVALAPLLLGLGYDQLTPALSVAILAQNGVYALFAATFAPVLLGVLGVSLPPRVIMIAALTALTVHFGMYYGQLGPYWNNPAVPATWAVLSSTAVALLGRKMQQPTIQPRS
- a CDS encoding 3-oxoacyl-ACP synthase III family protein, encoding MARAQIIGTGLYAPPRVVTNAYFNEYYGEDVDSFLRTQRNIRERRYAEDGQTTSDLVVAAARAALKEAGLSPADLTLIIVATDTPDYLSPATATVVQHKLGASRAGTFDVNAACAGFVTALEIGRQFVERGNGPVLVAGGYLMSRFLDFSQRNIATLFADGAGAVVLAPADEDEPGILLTRLEAEGQYYDYMGIYTGGACCPAGPQVLEFRKKFPKTYNVDHWTRLVRWLSAALGVAPEDVDHLFFTQINVLSIRETLEVLGLPETRTHYVMDRYGYTGSACIPMVLADAACQHRLRRGDLVYLIASGGGAALAAMALRWAYDT
- the fabG gene encoding 3-oxoacyl-ACP reductase FabG, with translation MGRLEGKVAIITGGARGIGRATAILFAREGAAVVVADRDRAAAAALVQEMQTEGARMVALSVDVTRPEEVERMAQDTAARFGRIDILVNNAGVTQDATLRKMTLAQFQAVVEVNLTGVFLCTKAVLPYMEAQGSGCILNASSVVAHAGNFGQTNYVATKAGVIGMTKTWARELGRYGIRVNAVAPGFIETDMTRQVPAKVLDMVRTRTPLQRLGRPEEVARAYLFLASDEASFITGAVLNVDGGLTL